Proteins co-encoded in one Halococcoides cellulosivorans genomic window:
- a CDS encoding zinc-ribbon domain-containing protein: MGLVSSLRRTVDGGLSTVWECRNCGETLSEDAAECPRCGAEDVARYEI, encoded by the coding sequence ATGGGGCTTGTGAGTTCGCTCCGGAGGACCGTCGACGGGGGGTTATCGACTGTGTGGGAGTGTCGAAACTGTGGCGAGACTCTCTCAGAGGACGCCGCCGAGTGCCCACGTTGCGGGGCGGAGGATGTCGCCCGCTACGAGATTTGA
- a CDS encoding DUF6610 family protein, with protein MSIDLSPTTGTASDIAAARQTNYIAFLHRAPFVIGAFALGYLPGFREDCGYQENQYQNLNLPVGMLDNDFRNPDLDRFVDRFFEYEPQVGVVGDVYEPGDVDDHVAAVREIRSSYPEAELIVVPKCQAVIDAIPEDITLGYSHGYADRLAEEFSDPADWRGRRVHILGGSPPTQLEAIRQLTRPTLTDDPPADIVGLDWNGLHRGAQFGEFWTAGGWDNSGRDADHLTVRKTVRHSLGQVRGFWKHHGVWPETTPQEDDLTVTYEGPSPSDLDSAACTECGSNVWTSERGPYVAEYDTGALCGYCSYDCYFAHRHRNNLEEVAGEQSVSFPS; from the coding sequence ATGTCCATCGATCTGAGTCCGACCACCGGTACGGCGAGCGACATCGCTGCTGCCAGACAAACCAACTACATTGCGTTCCTGCACCGAGCGCCGTTCGTTATCGGAGCCTTCGCCCTCGGATATCTTCCCGGCTTTCGGGAGGACTGTGGATATCAAGAAAACCAGTATCAAAACCTCAATCTCCCCGTTGGAATGCTCGACAACGACTTCCGGAATCCCGATCTGGATCGATTCGTCGATCGCTTCTTCGAGTACGAGCCACAGGTTGGCGTGGTCGGCGACGTCTACGAGCCGGGGGACGTCGACGACCACGTCGCTGCCGTTCGCGAGATCCGTTCGAGCTACCCCGAGGCCGAGCTCATCGTCGTTCCGAAGTGCCAGGCAGTGATCGATGCAATTCCCGAGGACATCACCCTCGGGTATTCGCATGGCTACGCCGACCGATTGGCAGAAGAGTTCTCCGACCCGGCCGACTGGCGCGGACGACGGGTCCACATCCTTGGTGGAAGCCCACCCACGCAGCTCGAGGCCATCCGCCAGCTGACTCGACCTACGCTCACAGACGACCCGCCAGCGGATATCGTCGGCCTCGACTGGAACGGCCTCCATCGGGGCGCGCAGTTCGGGGAGTTCTGGACGGCCGGCGGATGGGACAACAGCGGTCGCGACGCGGACCACCTCACGGTTCGCAAAACGGTCCGTCACAGTCTCGGTCAGGTTCGCGGGTTCTGGAAGCACCACGGGGTCTGGCCCGAAACGACGCCACAGGAGGACGATCTCACCGTCACTTACGAGGGGCCATCACCGAGCGATCTCGACAGCGCCGCCTGTACCGAGTGTGGATCGAACGTCTGGACGAGCGAGCGTGGTCCCTACGTCGCCGAGTACGACACTGGAGCACTCTGTGGATACTGCAGCTACGACTGTTACTTCGCACATCGCCACCGGAACAATCTCGAAGAAGTCGCTGGCGAACAGAGCGTCTCCTTTCCCTCGTGA